GATGCCTCTCGCAGTGTCGTCGGATCGGATCCGCCCAACGCTTCGCGTAGCTTGCTGCGAGCCCGGTGCAGCCGTGATCTGACCGTGCCGATGGGGACACCGAGGGCCTGGGCCACCTCCTCGTAGCCGAGACCGCCCCACGCCACCAGCAGCAGCACGTCCCGGTGCCGCGCGGGCAGTGCGGCCAGTGCCGCCGCCAGCTCGCGGCGTACGGCCTGTGCCCCTACCCGGGCCGCGGCCCGGTCGGCCAGCGGCTCCTCGTGGTCGGCGGGAGCCGGGATGCGGGCCAGGGCCTTGAACCGGCGGGCCTCGGCCCGCCGGTGCCGGCCGACCAGGTTGGTCGCTATGCCGAACAGCCACGGCCGGGCGTCGTTGCCCGTGGCCCTCGCGGGGTCGTACCGGTGCCGCTGCTGGAAAGCAGTGGTGAAGGTCTCCGCCATGAGGTCGTCGGCCGGTTCGCCGCCGAGCCTACGGGCCAGATAACGATGTACCGCATCCGCGTACCGGTCGAAGAGCACGGCGAATGCCTCGGGCTCATCCCGGGACCGTGCAATGACCGAGGCATCGCTCTCCGCCCCCGTGCGGACGCCTGGTTCGACGGTCATCGGGGCTCCTCTCATCCTGGGGAACGCTTCGAAGGCTTGGGCTTTCATCTCTCCTTCGCCTGTCGCCCCCGGCGAGTTCCCTCGGGGCCAGGCGCGGCTTCCGCAAGGGGCCGGGCCCAGGGCCTGTTTCGCATCTCGCGATCGTCGTGCTCGCTCATGAAGAAGCCCCCTGCCAGCGGAAATTCCGCAGGCAGGGGGCTCGTTAGCGGCGCGTTACTTCTTCTTGCCCTGGGTCTTGCCGGGGATCTTGGCGACCTGCGTTTTCCCTGGTGGCCGCCCTGATCACTCCGCTCTGAGCGGCCGTCATCGGTCGTTGTTGGGCACTGCCGAGCGGCCTCGGACGGCCCAGAGACGGCCCAGTAACGAG
This genomic interval from Streptomyces asiaticus contains the following:
- a CDS encoding RNA polymerase sigma factor, with the protein product MTVEPGVRTGAESDASVIARSRDEPEAFAVLFDRYADAVHRYLARRLGGEPADDLMAETFTTAFQQRHRYDPARATGNDARPWLFGIATNLVGRHRRAEARRFKALARIPAPADHEEPLADRAAARVGAQAVRRELAAALAALPARHRDVLLLVAWGGLGYEEVAQALGVPIGTVRSRLHRARSKLREALGGSDPTTLREASGHD